A portion of the Rhinopithecus roxellana isolate Shanxi Qingling chromosome 19, ASM756505v1, whole genome shotgun sequence genome contains these proteins:
- the PTRH2 gene encoding peptidyl-tRNA hydrolase 2, mitochondrial isoform X1: MSQCLPPPILDVHQKREKLRTLLHPHHPAINSFQCFKHFSGPLCFQLCTLMMPSKSLVMEYLAHPSALGLAVGVACGVCLGWSLRVRFGMLPKSKTSKTHTDTESEASILGESGEYKMILVVRNDLKMGKGKVAAQCSHAAVSAYKQIQRRNPEMLKQWEYCGQPKVVVKAPDEETLIALLAHAKMLGLTVSLIQDAGRTQIAPGSQTVLGIGPGPADLIDKVTGHLKLY; encoded by the exons ATGTCCCAATGCCTTCCACCACCTATTCTCGATGTTcatcagaagagagagaaattgaggACCCTATTGCATCCCCATCATCCAGCAATTAATTCATTTCAGTGCTTCAAACATTTTTCAGGACCACTGTGCTTTCAGCTGTGTACATTAATG ATGCCCTCCAAATCCTTGGTTATGGAATATTTGGCTCATCCCAGTGCACTCGGCTTGGCTGTTGGAGTTGCTTGTGGCGTGTGTCTGGGCTGGAGCCTCCGAGTACGCTTTGGGATGCTCCCCAAAAGCAAGACGAGcaagacacacacagatactGAAAGTGAAGCAAGCATCTTGGGAGAGAGTGGGGAGTACAAGATGATTCTTGTGGTTCGAAATGACTTAAAGATGGGAAAAGGGAAAGTGGCTGCCCAGTGCTCTCATGCTGCTGTTTCAGCCTACAAGCAGATTCAAAGAAGAAATCCTGAAATGCTCAAGCAATGGGAATACTGTGGCCAGCCCAAGGTGGTGGTCAAAGCTCCTGATGAAGAAACCCTAATTGCATTATTGGCCCAtgcgaaaatgctgggattgacTGTAAGTTTAATTCAAGATGCTGGACGTACTCAGATTGCACCAGGCTCTCAAACTGTCCTAGGGATTGGGCCAGGACCAGCAGACCTAATTGACAAAGTCACTGGCCACCTAAAACTTTACTAG
- the PTRH2 gene encoding peptidyl-tRNA hydrolase 2, mitochondrial isoform X2 has translation MPSKSLVMEYLAHPSALGLAVGVACGVCLGWSLRVRFGMLPKSKTSKTHTDTESEASILGESGEYKMILVVRNDLKMGKGKVAAQCSHAAVSAYKQIQRRNPEMLKQWEYCGQPKVVVKAPDEETLIALLAHAKMLGLTVSLIQDAGRTQIAPGSQTVLGIGPGPADLIDKVTGHLKLY, from the coding sequence ATGCCCTCCAAATCCTTGGTTATGGAATATTTGGCTCATCCCAGTGCACTCGGCTTGGCTGTTGGAGTTGCTTGTGGCGTGTGTCTGGGCTGGAGCCTCCGAGTACGCTTTGGGATGCTCCCCAAAAGCAAGACGAGcaagacacacacagatactGAAAGTGAAGCAAGCATCTTGGGAGAGAGTGGGGAGTACAAGATGATTCTTGTGGTTCGAAATGACTTAAAGATGGGAAAAGGGAAAGTGGCTGCCCAGTGCTCTCATGCTGCTGTTTCAGCCTACAAGCAGATTCAAAGAAGAAATCCTGAAATGCTCAAGCAATGGGAATACTGTGGCCAGCCCAAGGTGGTGGTCAAAGCTCCTGATGAAGAAACCCTAATTGCATTATTGGCCCAtgcgaaaatgctgggattgacTGTAAGTTTAATTCAAGATGCTGGACGTACTCAGATTGCACCAGGCTCTCAAACTGTCCTAGGGATTGGGCCAGGACCAGCAGACCTAATTGACAAAGTCACTGGCCACCTAAAACTTTACTAG